In Salarias fasciatus chromosome 20, fSalaFa1.1, whole genome shotgun sequence, a single window of DNA contains:
- the ptpn22 gene encoding tyrosine-protein phosphatase non-receptor type 22 isoform X1 — MEQQAWILRSLLAQLESQETADEGTPNSIAGEFARLKSLSTKYRTDKTLPTKTAEKQENIKKNRYKDIVPFDHTRVKLTFTTAKNDSDYINASFIQGVSGSRAYIATQGPLPHTVVDFLRMIWEYNVQVVVMACREFEMGKKKCEIYWPQGQDKSFVCEPFTVYCDSEENKGDYLMRTLRMTHRNCSRTLKQLHYVNWPDHGVPDSIPPILDMLHDMRSFQAHEDVPICIHCSAGCGRTGALCVIDYTWNLLKNNMIASNFCIFDLVQNMRTQRPSVVQTKEQYELVYRTIKFLFERYLEIMDSQTCQNELTPAAPAIVPAVTASELSDIGEDLDLKTRFQHLLDEERDVMQNHHAPSASQTLIPVKAGDMQSDWQQQHLLRTRAEALSSDQDLHEEPRTPPKPVRLSQRTEERALENEAIPPLNLAPSPAVRHSICLTVEDPYFETPMSSPSSEEAPTNPAEDQWTRSPVFSPPSLLLNDQTMEPNCPASVCVVGNVEVHTDGEAPPPLPERTPESYELAGNAGPADPCEMLSVIIPRNAAAEAVRELGGGPPSPVPPLPERTPESFELASDQASSSEQRTAVKPAVDLNVIGVSSEWSGYSNPNPAAATFHDEAKMFTRSKSLKVKMTSTAPVTTFDLTSNVASNTLPDPPTRPQLPQTEEDPTPPLPERTAESFILGTEEIPGKTSLHPDRFQTADPSSRTGTSSEWGGSSQPKFFDVIMSRSKSVRARGSSQEPLTAARQLTPLPVVLTGGGSAQGSHDGSHWSPPRTNSSDNTPDRNQEKAMTRSKSMKFFRPKHKSKPAPTPPLTEPGALSQLPSTSSSPFKFGFGNRFGKPKGPRKYPETWV, encoded by the exons ATGGAGCAGCAGGCCTGGATACTGAGGAGCCTCCTGGCCCAGCTGGAAAGTCAGGAGACAGCGGATGAAGGCACGCCGAACAGCATTGCCGGGGAGTTTGCG aggttgAAGAGTCTGTCAACCAAGTACCGTACTGACAAGACCTTACCCACCAAAACAGCAGAGAAGCAAGAAAACATCAAGAAGAACCGATACAAAGACATTGTTCCCT TTGACCACACCCGGGTGAAGCTCACCTTCACCACAGCCAAAAATGACAGCGATTACATCAATGCAAGTTTCATTCAG ggaGTTTCAGGGTCCAGGGCTTACATTGCTACTCAGGGTCCTCTGCCCCACACAGTGGTGGACTTCTTGAGGATGATCTGGGAATACAACGTCCAG GTTGTAGTGATGGCATGTCGAGAGTTCGAGATGGGAAAG aaaaaGTGTGAGATCTACTGGCCTCAAGGACAAGATAAGTCATTTGTCTGTGAGCCTTTCACAGTTTACTGT GATTCAGAGGAAAATAAAGGAGATTATCTGATGAGGACTTTGAGGATGACTCATCGCAAC TGCAGCCGAACTTTGAAACAGCTACATTATGTCAACTGGCCGGATCACGGCGTGCCAGACTCCATCCCTCCCATTCTGGATATGTTGCATGATATGCGCTCCTTCCAGGCTCATGAGGACGTTCCTATATGCATCCACTGCAG TGCTGGCTGTGGTCGAACAGGAGCTCTGTGTGTTATTGACTACACCTGGAACCTCTTGAAGAACAAC ATGATCGCCTCCAATTTCTGTATCTTTGATTTAGTGCAAAACATGAGAACCCAAAGGCCCTCTGTGGTGCAAACCAAG gagCAATATGAACTGGTCTACAGAACCATCAAGTTTCTGTTTGAGAGATATTTGGAGATCATGGATTCACAGACCTGTCAAAATGAG TTAACACCAGCTGCACCTGCGATCGTTCCTGCTGTCACGGCAAGCGAGCTCTCTGACATCGGAGAAGACCTGGATCTGAAGACGCGCTTCCAGCACCTGCTTGACGAGGAACGGGACGTAATGCAGAACCACCACGCTCCCTCTGCTTCACAAACTCTCATCCCTGTGAAAGCTGGCGACATGCAAAGCGACTGGCAACAACAGCACCTTCTCAGAACCCGTGCAGAGGCCCTGAGCTCGGACCAGGACCTGCACGAAGAGCCCAGAACTCCACCTAAGCCGGTGCGCTTAAGTCAGAGAACTGAGGAGAGAGCACTGGAAAATGAGGCCATACCACCACTGAACCTTGCTCCTTCGCCAGCTGTGAGACACTCCATTTGTCTAACGGTAGAAGACCCCTACTTCGAAACTCCGATGAGCTCCCCTTCATCAGAGGAGGCGCCCACAAACCCTGCTGAAGACCAGTGGACACGGAGCCCTGTCTTCAGTCCACCATCACTGCTTCTGAACGACCAGACTATGGAACCTAACTGTCCCGCCTCGG tgtgtgttgtaGGAAACGTAGAAGTCCATACAGACGGTGAagcacctcctcctctgcctgaaAGGACCCCCGAGTCTTACGAACTGGCTGGAAATGCAG GCCCTGCAGACCCCTGTGAAATGCTGTCAGTTATCATCCCACGTAATGCTGCAGCCGAGGCTGTCCGGGAGTTGGGAG GCGGTCCACCGTCACCAGTCCCTCCACTTCCAGAGAGAACTCCTGAATCTTTTGAACTGGCTTCTGACCAAG CTTCATCCTccgagcagaggacagcagtcAAGCCCGCCGTGGACCTGAATGTGATTGGAGTCTCTTCAGAGTGGTCCGGCTACTCAAACCCAAACCCAGCTGCTGCTACGTTTCACGACGAGGCGAAAATGTTCACGAGAAGCAAG AGTCTGAAAGTAAAAATGACCTCCACAG CACCAGTAACAACGTTTGATCTCACATCTAATGTGGCTTCAAACACCCTTCCAGACCCACCAACTCGTCCTCAGCTTCCTCAAA CTGAGGAGGATCcaactcctcctcttccagagAGAACGGCTGAATCGTTCATCCTCGGAACAGAGGAAA TTCCTGGGAAAACCTCACTTCACCCAGACCGCTTCCAAACAGCAGACCCCTCATCGCGGACCGGGACATCGTCGGAGTGGGGCGGCTCCTCTCAGCCCAAGTTTTTTGACGTCATCATGAGCAGGAGCAAG AGTGTTCGAGCCAGAGGTTCAAGTCAAG AGCCCCTCACTGCAGCTCGGCAGCtcactccacttcctgtggttctaactggaggaggaagtg CACAAGGGAGCCATGATGGCAGCCACTGGTCGCCCCCGAGGACTAACAGCTCGGACAACACGCCGGACAGAAACCAGGAGAAGGCCATGACGAGATCAAAG AGTATGAAATTTTTCAGACCCAAACACAAAT CTAAGCCAGCCCCCACACCACCTCTCACTGAACCTGGAGCACTTTCGCAGTTGCCCAGCACTTCGTCTTCACCGTTCAAATTTG GATTTGGGAATCGCTTCGGAAAGCCCAAAGGCCCCAGGAAGTAC
- the ptpn22 gene encoding tyrosine-protein phosphatase non-receptor type 22 isoform X2 encodes MEQQAWILRSLLAQLESQETADEGTPNSIAGEFARLKSLSTKYRTDKTLPTKTAEKQENIKKNRYKDIVPFDHTRVKLTFTTAKNDSDYINASFIQGVSGSRAYIATQGPLPHTVVDFLRMIWEYNVQVVVMACREFEMGKKKCEIYWPQGQDKSFVCEPFTVYCDSEENKGDYLMRTLRMTHRNCSRTLKQLHYVNWPDHGVPDSIPPILDMLHDMRSFQAHEDVPICIHCSAGCGRTGALCVIDYTWNLLKNNMIASNFCIFDLVQNMRTQRPSVVQTKEQYELVYRTIKFLFERYLEIMDSQTCQNELTPAAPAIVPAVTASELSDIGEDLDLKTRFQHLLDEERDVMQNHHAPSASQTLIPVKAGDMQSDWQQQHLLRTRAEALSSDQDLHEEPRTPPKPVRLSQRTEERALENEAIPPLNLAPSPAVRHSICLTVEDPYFETPMSSPSSEEAPTNPAEDQWTRSPVFSPPSLLLNDQTMEPNCPASGNVEVHTDGEAPPPLPERTPESYELAGNAGPADPCEMLSVIIPRNAAAEAVRELGGGPPSPVPPLPERTPESFELASDQASSSEQRTAVKPAVDLNVIGVSSEWSGYSNPNPAAATFHDEAKMFTRSKSLKVKMTSTAPVTTFDLTSNVASNTLPDPPTRPQLPQTEEDPTPPLPERTAESFILGTEEIPGKTSLHPDRFQTADPSSRTGTSSEWGGSSQPKFFDVIMSRSKSVRARGSSQEPLTAARQLTPLPVVLTGGGSAQGSHDGSHWSPPRTNSSDNTPDRNQEKAMTRSKSMKFFRPKHKSKPAPTPPLTEPGALSQLPSTSSSPFKFGFGNRFGKPKGPRKYPETWV; translated from the exons ATGGAGCAGCAGGCCTGGATACTGAGGAGCCTCCTGGCCCAGCTGGAAAGTCAGGAGACAGCGGATGAAGGCACGCCGAACAGCATTGCCGGGGAGTTTGCG aggttgAAGAGTCTGTCAACCAAGTACCGTACTGACAAGACCTTACCCACCAAAACAGCAGAGAAGCAAGAAAACATCAAGAAGAACCGATACAAAGACATTGTTCCCT TTGACCACACCCGGGTGAAGCTCACCTTCACCACAGCCAAAAATGACAGCGATTACATCAATGCAAGTTTCATTCAG ggaGTTTCAGGGTCCAGGGCTTACATTGCTACTCAGGGTCCTCTGCCCCACACAGTGGTGGACTTCTTGAGGATGATCTGGGAATACAACGTCCAG GTTGTAGTGATGGCATGTCGAGAGTTCGAGATGGGAAAG aaaaaGTGTGAGATCTACTGGCCTCAAGGACAAGATAAGTCATTTGTCTGTGAGCCTTTCACAGTTTACTGT GATTCAGAGGAAAATAAAGGAGATTATCTGATGAGGACTTTGAGGATGACTCATCGCAAC TGCAGCCGAACTTTGAAACAGCTACATTATGTCAACTGGCCGGATCACGGCGTGCCAGACTCCATCCCTCCCATTCTGGATATGTTGCATGATATGCGCTCCTTCCAGGCTCATGAGGACGTTCCTATATGCATCCACTGCAG TGCTGGCTGTGGTCGAACAGGAGCTCTGTGTGTTATTGACTACACCTGGAACCTCTTGAAGAACAAC ATGATCGCCTCCAATTTCTGTATCTTTGATTTAGTGCAAAACATGAGAACCCAAAGGCCCTCTGTGGTGCAAACCAAG gagCAATATGAACTGGTCTACAGAACCATCAAGTTTCTGTTTGAGAGATATTTGGAGATCATGGATTCACAGACCTGTCAAAATGAG TTAACACCAGCTGCACCTGCGATCGTTCCTGCTGTCACGGCAAGCGAGCTCTCTGACATCGGAGAAGACCTGGATCTGAAGACGCGCTTCCAGCACCTGCTTGACGAGGAACGGGACGTAATGCAGAACCACCACGCTCCCTCTGCTTCACAAACTCTCATCCCTGTGAAAGCTGGCGACATGCAAAGCGACTGGCAACAACAGCACCTTCTCAGAACCCGTGCAGAGGCCCTGAGCTCGGACCAGGACCTGCACGAAGAGCCCAGAACTCCACCTAAGCCGGTGCGCTTAAGTCAGAGAACTGAGGAGAGAGCACTGGAAAATGAGGCCATACCACCACTGAACCTTGCTCCTTCGCCAGCTGTGAGACACTCCATTTGTCTAACGGTAGAAGACCCCTACTTCGAAACTCCGATGAGCTCCCCTTCATCAGAGGAGGCGCCCACAAACCCTGCTGAAGACCAGTGGACACGGAGCCCTGTCTTCAGTCCACCATCACTGCTTCTGAACGACCAGACTATGGAACCTAACTGTCCCGCCTCGG GAAACGTAGAAGTCCATACAGACGGTGAagcacctcctcctctgcctgaaAGGACCCCCGAGTCTTACGAACTGGCTGGAAATGCAG GCCCTGCAGACCCCTGTGAAATGCTGTCAGTTATCATCCCACGTAATGCTGCAGCCGAGGCTGTCCGGGAGTTGGGAG GCGGTCCACCGTCACCAGTCCCTCCACTTCCAGAGAGAACTCCTGAATCTTTTGAACTGGCTTCTGACCAAG CTTCATCCTccgagcagaggacagcagtcAAGCCCGCCGTGGACCTGAATGTGATTGGAGTCTCTTCAGAGTGGTCCGGCTACTCAAACCCAAACCCAGCTGCTGCTACGTTTCACGACGAGGCGAAAATGTTCACGAGAAGCAAG AGTCTGAAAGTAAAAATGACCTCCACAG CACCAGTAACAACGTTTGATCTCACATCTAATGTGGCTTCAAACACCCTTCCAGACCCACCAACTCGTCCTCAGCTTCCTCAAA CTGAGGAGGATCcaactcctcctcttccagagAGAACGGCTGAATCGTTCATCCTCGGAACAGAGGAAA TTCCTGGGAAAACCTCACTTCACCCAGACCGCTTCCAAACAGCAGACCCCTCATCGCGGACCGGGACATCGTCGGAGTGGGGCGGCTCCTCTCAGCCCAAGTTTTTTGACGTCATCATGAGCAGGAGCAAG AGTGTTCGAGCCAGAGGTTCAAGTCAAG AGCCCCTCACTGCAGCTCGGCAGCtcactccacttcctgtggttctaactggaggaggaagtg CACAAGGGAGCCATGATGGCAGCCACTGGTCGCCCCCGAGGACTAACAGCTCGGACAACACGCCGGACAGAAACCAGGAGAAGGCCATGACGAGATCAAAG AGTATGAAATTTTTCAGACCCAAACACAAAT CTAAGCCAGCCCCCACACCACCTCTCACTGAACCTGGAGCACTTTCGCAGTTGCCCAGCACTTCGTCTTCACCGTTCAAATTTG GATTTGGGAATCGCTTCGGAAAGCCCAAAGGCCCCAGGAAGTAC